From the genome of Bubalus bubalis isolate 160015118507 breed Murrah chromosome 2, NDDB_SH_1, whole genome shotgun sequence, one region includes:
- the LOC102404335 gene encoding proproteinase E, which produces MNPFLIVSKVMMIQLLSFLLFVALASGFSQPFSRPSSRVVNGEDAVPYSWPWQVSLQYEKEGAFYHTCGGSLIAPDWVVTAGHCISTSRTYQVVLGEYDRSVLEGSEQVIPINAGDLFVHPLWNSNCVACGNDIALVKLSHSAQLGDKVQLANLPPAGDILPNEAPCYISGWGRLYTGGPLPDKLQEALLPVVDYEHCSQWDYWGITVKKTMVCAGGDTRSGCNGDSGGPLNCPAADGSWQVHGVTSFVSAFGCNTIKKPTVFTRVSAFIDWIDETIASN; this is translated from the exons ATGAATCCCTTTCTTATCGTCTCAAAAGTCATGATGATCCAGCTGCTGAGTTTTCTCCTATTTGTGGCCCTTG CCTCAGGCTTCAGCCAGCCTTTCTCCCGCCCCTCCTCCAGAGTTGTCAACGGCGAGGACGCGGTCCCCTACAGCTGGCCCTGGCAG GTCTCCCTGCAGTATGAAAAGGAGGGAGCGTTTTACCACACCTGCGGCGGCAGCCTCATTGCCCCTGACTGGGTCGTAACCGCGGGCCACTGCATCTC GACCTCCCGGACCTACCAGGTGGTGCTGGGCGAGTATGACCGCTCTGTGCTGGAGGGCTCCGAGCAGGTGATCCCCATCAACGCTGGGGACCTCTTCGTGCACCCTCTCTGGAACTCCAACTGCGTGGCCTGCGG caaCGACATCGCCCTCGTCAAGCTCTCGCACAGTGCCCAGCTGGGAGACAAGGTCCAGCTCGCCAACCTCCCTCCCGCCGGCGACATCCTGCCCAATGAAGCCCCCTGCTACATCAGCGGCTGGGGCCGTCTCTACA CTGGCGGGCCGCTCCCGGACAAGCTACAGGAGGCGCTGCTGCCCGTGGTGGACTATGAGCACTGCTCCCAGTGGGACTACTGGGGCATCACTGTGAAGAAAACCATGGTGTGCGCCGGCGGGGACACCCGCTCCGGCTGCAAC GGTGACTCTGGAGGACCCCTCAACTGCCCAGCAGCAGATGGCTCCTGGCAGGTCCATGGCGTGACCAGCTTTGTTTCTGCCTTTGGCTGCAACACCATCAAGAAGCCCACGGTGTTCACGCGAGTCTCAGCCTTCATTGATTGGATTGACGAG accATTGCAAGCAACTAA